A genomic stretch from Seriola aureovittata isolate HTS-2021-v1 ecotype China chromosome 13, ASM2101889v1, whole genome shotgun sequence includes:
- the LOC130180519 gene encoding uncharacterized protein LOC130180519 isoform X1, with amino-acid sequence MQIEVANLICGWMDKPMKSRGKFFVIIPLIFICCIIVWTPKTYRSIPTPRGPPKACPYHISEQTITPLNNTKHFQVSAYMDQRVKGLDIRIISIFRRDSIQPLHCVFCCADYVSSTTTPATILQHSDNFGFPFVTTDVMCRIPTNCNATHVTLQTQPGRATQSDQIWLPIRNKKTNGKEEEKFQFNFTVCISNLFGDYNNVLQFAQTLEMYRLLGVDRVVIYNTSCGPDLDRLLQSYSQEGFVEMVPWPINEYLTPSTGWLFSKYGGDVHYFGQLTTLNECIYRSMTRSRYVLLNDIDEIIMPYQHNNLMSLMNVLQQQKPNAGVFLIENHIFPKTPFEKSKKLPLPQWKGVPGFNILEHIYREEVDRSVYHPHKMIVQPRAVEQTSVHEVLKMFGEKFKVPPEVCRIIHCPLRTPVQRPVERLHVDTRLWDFKDKLLPNVTKALRRARLLSSEG; translated from the exons ATGCAAATTGAA GTTGCAAATCTCATCTGTGGTTGGATGGACAAGCCAATGAAATCAAGAGGGAAATTCTTCGTCATTATTCCCTTAATCTTCATCTGCTGCATCATTGTTTGGACACCCAAGACATACAGGTCAATCCCAACCCCACGTGGGCCTCCAAAAGCTTGCCCCTATCACATCTCTGAGCAGACCATCACCCCCCTCAACAACACCAAGCACTTCCAGGTGTCGGCCTACATGGACCAGAGAGTGAAGGGTTTGGATATACGCATCATTAGCATATTTAGGAGAGACTCCATCCAACCCCTgcactgtgttttctgctgtgcAGACTACGTATCAAGTACAACCACTCCAGCGACCATTTTACAACACTCGGACAACTTTGGTTTTCCCTTCGTCACGACAGATGTCATGTGTCGGATCCCTACAAACTGCAACGCTACACATGTCACCCTTCAGACTCAGCCAGGGCGCGCAACTCAATCTGACCAGATTTGGCTCCCcataagaaacaaaaagaccaacgggaaggaggaggagaagtttCAGTTTAACTTCACAGTCTGCATCTCCAACCTGTTTGGAGACTACAACAATGTGCTTCAGTTTGCACAGACTCTGGAGATGTACAG GTTGCTGGGTGTGGACAGAGTGGTGATCTATAACACCAGCTGTGGCCCAGACCTGGACCGCCTGTTGCAGAGCTACAGCCAGGAGGGCTTTGTGGAGATGGTCCCCTGGCCGATCAACGAGTATCTGACTCCATCAACCGGCTGGCTCTTCTCAAAGTATGGAGGGGACGTGCACTATTTTGGCCAGTTAACCACACTGAACGAGTGCATTTACAGATCCATGACCCGGTCACGCTACGTCCTGTTGAACGACATTGATGAGATTATAATGCCATACCAACACAACAACCTGATGTCTCTGATGAACGTGCTCCAACAGCAGAAACCGAAC GCTGGGGTGTTCCTCATAGAGAACCACATCTTTCCCAAGACACCCTttgagaaaagtaaaaagctTCCCCTGCCTCAATGGAAAGGGGTGCCAGGCTTTAATATTCTGGAGCACATCTACAGGGAGGAGGTGGACAGAAGCGTATACCACCCCCACAAGATGATAGTCCAGCCAAG GGCGGTGGAGCAGACCTCAGTGCATGAAGTGCTCAAGATGTTTGGAGAGAAGTTCAAGGTGCCGCCGGAGGTCTGTCGGATCATTCACTGCCCACTCAGAACCCCGGTACAACGGCCGGTGGAGCGGCTCCACGTGGACACCCGGCTGTGGGACTTCAAAGACAAACTATTGCCCAATGTGACCAAGGCGCTGAGGAGAGCCAGGCTGCTGAGTTCAGAGGGGTAG
- the LOC130180519 gene encoding uncharacterized protein LOC130180519 isoform X2 gives MDKPMKSRGKFFVIIPLIFICCIIVWTPKTYRSIPTPRGPPKACPYHISEQTITPLNNTKHFQVSAYMDQRVKGLDIRIISIFRRDSIQPLHCVFCCADYVSSTTTPATILQHSDNFGFPFVTTDVMCRIPTNCNATHVTLQTQPGRATQSDQIWLPIRNKKTNGKEEEKFQFNFTVCISNLFGDYNNVLQFAQTLEMYRLLGVDRVVIYNTSCGPDLDRLLQSYSQEGFVEMVPWPINEYLTPSTGWLFSKYGGDVHYFGQLTTLNECIYRSMTRSRYVLLNDIDEIIMPYQHNNLMSLMNVLQQQKPNAGVFLIENHIFPKTPFEKSKKLPLPQWKGVPGFNILEHIYREEVDRSVYHPHKMIVQPRAVEQTSVHEVLKMFGEKFKVPPEVCRIIHCPLRTPVQRPVERLHVDTRLWDFKDKLLPNVTKALRRARLLSSEG, from the exons ATGGACAAGCCAATGAAATCAAGAGGGAAATTCTTCGTCATTATTCCCTTAATCTTCATCTGCTGCATCATTGTTTGGACACCCAAGACATACAGGTCAATCCCAACCCCACGTGGGCCTCCAAAAGCTTGCCCCTATCACATCTCTGAGCAGACCATCACCCCCCTCAACAACACCAAGCACTTCCAGGTGTCGGCCTACATGGACCAGAGAGTGAAGGGTTTGGATATACGCATCATTAGCATATTTAGGAGAGACTCCATCCAACCCCTgcactgtgttttctgctgtgcAGACTACGTATCAAGTACAACCACTCCAGCGACCATTTTACAACACTCGGACAACTTTGGTTTTCCCTTCGTCACGACAGATGTCATGTGTCGGATCCCTACAAACTGCAACGCTACACATGTCACCCTTCAGACTCAGCCAGGGCGCGCAACTCAATCTGACCAGATTTGGCTCCCcataagaaacaaaaagaccaacgggaaggaggaggagaagtttCAGTTTAACTTCACAGTCTGCATCTCCAACCTGTTTGGAGACTACAACAATGTGCTTCAGTTTGCACAGACTCTGGAGATGTACAG GTTGCTGGGTGTGGACAGAGTGGTGATCTATAACACCAGCTGTGGCCCAGACCTGGACCGCCTGTTGCAGAGCTACAGCCAGGAGGGCTTTGTGGAGATGGTCCCCTGGCCGATCAACGAGTATCTGACTCCATCAACCGGCTGGCTCTTCTCAAAGTATGGAGGGGACGTGCACTATTTTGGCCAGTTAACCACACTGAACGAGTGCATTTACAGATCCATGACCCGGTCACGCTACGTCCTGTTGAACGACATTGATGAGATTATAATGCCATACCAACACAACAACCTGATGTCTCTGATGAACGTGCTCCAACAGCAGAAACCGAAC GCTGGGGTGTTCCTCATAGAGAACCACATCTTTCCCAAGACACCCTttgagaaaagtaaaaagctTCCCCTGCCTCAATGGAAAGGGGTGCCAGGCTTTAATATTCTGGAGCACATCTACAGGGAGGAGGTGGACAGAAGCGTATACCACCCCCACAAGATGATAGTCCAGCCAAG GGCGGTGGAGCAGACCTCAGTGCATGAAGTGCTCAAGATGTTTGGAGAGAAGTTCAAGGTGCCGCCGGAGGTCTGTCGGATCATTCACTGCCCACTCAGAACCCCGGTACAACGGCCGGTGGAGCGGCTCCACGTGGACACCCGGCTGTGGGACTTCAAAGACAAACTATTGCCCAATGTGACCAAGGCGCTGAGGAGAGCCAGGCTGCTGAGTTCAGAGGGGTAG